The following proteins come from a genomic window of Ictidomys tridecemlineatus isolate mIctTri1 chromosome 9, mIctTri1.hap1, whole genome shotgun sequence:
- the LOC144366814 gene encoding small ribosomal subunit protein uS5m-like, with translation MILKRLEFLVTYFYQVTVIWCWQLHSQGASNLVLFHLSVGPLSLQGTRDSRHFTSLSHALQTQCCISPPTSRSGQQYRPYSFFTKLTADELWKGALAETGAGARKGRGKRSKKKRRKDLNRGQVIGEGRYGFLWPGLNAPLMRNGAVQTIAQRSKEEQEQVAADMLQQREEWDRKRRMKVKRERGWSGNTWGGLSLGPPDPGPNGETYEDFDTRILEVRNVFNMTAKEGRKRSVRVLVAVGNGQGAAGFAIGKATERVDAFRKAKNKAIHYLHYIERYEDHTIFHDISLRYKRTHIKMKKQPRGYGLRCHRAIITICRLIGIKDMYAKVSGSVNMLNLTRGLFHGLSRQETHQQLADKKGLHVVEFREECGPLPILVASPRGALRKDPEPEEEVPDIRLDWEEVKAAQGMKRSIWSGLKRAST, from the exons atgattcttaaaaGATTAGAATTTTTAGTGACTTATTTTTATCAAGTCACAGTTATTTGGTGCTGGCAGCTCCACAGCCAGGGAGCATCtaacttggttttgtttcatctctctgTAGGCCCTTTGTCACTGCAGGGAACCAGAGACAGCCGACACTTCACCAGCTTGAGCCATGCGCTACAGACACAGTGCTGTATCTCTCCTCCCACCAGCCGGTCAGGCCAGCAGTACAGACCCTACAGCTTCTTCACTAAAT TGACAGCAGATGAGCTCTGGAAAGGTGCTTTAGCAGAGACTGGTGCTGgggcaagaaaaggaagaggcaaaagaagcaaaaaaaagagaaggaaggatctGAACAGGGGTCAGGTCATTGGTGAAG GGCGCTACGGCTTCTTGTGGCCGGGTCTGAATGCCCCTCTCATGAGAAATGGAGCCGTGCAGACCATTGCCCAGAGgagcaaggaggagcaggagcaggtggcGGCTGACATGCTCCAGCAGAGGGAAGAGTGGGACCGGAAGCGGAGGATGAAAGTGAAGCGGGAGCGAGGCTGGAGCGGGAACACATGGGGTGGCCTCAGTCTTGGTCCCCCGGACCCTGGACCCAATGGAG AGACCTATGAGGACTTTGATACCAGGATACTCGAG GtcagaaatgttttcaatatgacagccaaagagggaaggaagagatcaGTCCGTGTCCTGGTGGCTGTGGGGAATGggcagggagctgcag gtTTTGCCATTGGGAAGGCCACTGAGCGGGTGGATGCTTTCAGGAAA gCAAAGAACAAAGCCATCCACTATTTGCATTACATAGAGCGGTATGAAGACCATACAA TATTCCATGACATCTCCTTGAGATATAAGAGGACACACATCAAGATGAAGAAACAGCCCAGAG GATACGGCCTGCGCTGCCACAGGGCCATCATTACCATCTGCCGGCTCATTGGCATCAAGGACATGTATGCCAAGGTCTCTGGGTCCGtcaacatgctcaacctcacccgGGGCCTCTTCCATGGGCTCTCCCGCCAG GAAACCCACCAACAGCTGGCCGACAAGAAGGGTCTCCATGTGGTGGAATTCCGGGAGGAATGTGGCCCCCTGCCCATCCTGGTCGCCTCCCCCCGGGGGGCCTTGAGGAAGGATCCTGAGCCAGAAGAGGAGGTTCCCGACATCAGGCTGGACTGGGAAGAGGTGAAGGCTGCACAGGGAATGAAGCGCTCTATTTGGTCAGGTCTCAAGAGGGCCTCCACCTGA